A region of Leptospira wolffii serovar Khorat str. Khorat-H2 DNA encodes the following proteins:
- a CDS encoding helix-turn-helix domain-containing protein: MDYESFQKNVSKRIKQLRLDKKLSQEELTGLDMGVRVYQRIESGDGAPSLQSLYKIAKALGVHPKELLNIPMPEERAKKAK, encoded by the coding sequence ATGGATTATGAATCCTTTCAAAAGAACGTCAGCAAGCGAATCAAACAACTAAGGTTGGATAAGAAACTTTCCCAGGAGGAATTAACCGGACTGGATATGGGAGTTAGGGTTTACCAAAGGATAGAATCCGGCGACGGGGCCCCAAGTTTACAAAGTTTGTACAAAATTGCAAAAGCCCTCGGAGTGCATCCAAAGGAATTATTGAACATTCCGATGCCGGAAGAGAGAGCAAAAAAGGCTAAATAA